In Terriglobus sp. TAA 43, a single window of DNA contains:
- a CDS encoding sugar phosphate isomerase/epimerase, producing MTLQHSRRTFLVQAASVAALSLSRSNTAWAAESSPIGLELYTVGAVLTQDPAGTLKQVKAIGYDEVEVSGFAKLTPKALRALIDENGLKCPAAHLQFGFEDTAKILQQANDLRVPYAASSILLPEAPTAGMAGVLDKLNKLTADDFKKIAELANRIGEQSQKAGVQFAYHNHAHEFRDLGDGKTGYEILLAETNPALVQFELDCGWMITAGANPVDYFRRFPKRYRVIHVKDFPASTKVTTVMGGPGMPHPTQLGEGHIDYKPVIAAARTAGVQHFFVEQDPPMTGHTPLEAAAIDYKYLQSIF from the coding sequence GTGACGCTTCAGCATTCCCGCAGAACATTCCTGGTACAAGCAGCATCGGTGGCTGCGCTTTCTCTATCGCGATCGAACACCGCGTGGGCCGCGGAGAGCAGTCCAATCGGGCTGGAACTCTACACCGTCGGCGCGGTACTGACTCAGGATCCCGCAGGCACACTGAAGCAGGTAAAGGCCATCGGCTACGACGAGGTTGAGGTCTCAGGCTTCGCCAAGCTCACACCCAAAGCACTGCGCGCGCTCATTGATGAGAATGGCCTGAAGTGTCCTGCGGCTCATCTTCAGTTCGGCTTTGAAGACACGGCCAAAATCCTGCAACAGGCAAACGATCTCCGCGTACCTTACGCTGCAAGCTCCATCCTGTTGCCTGAAGCGCCCACCGCAGGCATGGCGGGTGTTCTGGACAAACTGAACAAGCTCACCGCAGACGACTTCAAGAAGATCGCAGAACTTGCCAACCGCATCGGCGAGCAGTCGCAAAAAGCTGGCGTCCAGTTCGCGTATCACAACCACGCACACGAGTTTCGTGATCTGGGCGACGGCAAGACGGGCTACGAAATCCTGTTGGCTGAGACAAACCCCGCGCTGGTGCAGTTCGAACTCGATTGCGGATGGATGATTACAGCGGGTGCGAATCCCGTGGACTACTTCCGTCGTTTTCCCAAGCGGTATCGCGTGATTCACGTAAAGGACTTCCCGGCATCGACCAAGGTCACCACGGTAATGGGCGGCCCGGGGATGCCTCATCCCACGCAACTCGGTGAAGGCCACATCGACTACAAACCGGTAATCGCTGCAGCGCGCACTGCAGGAGTACAGCATTTCTTCGTCGAGCAGGATCCGCCCATGACCGGTCACACGCCACTCGAAGCAGCCGCAATTGACTACAAGTATTTACAAAGCATCTTCTAG